One part of the Prunus persica cultivar Lovell chromosome G5, Prunus_persica_NCBIv2, whole genome shotgun sequence genome encodes these proteins:
- the LOC18776373 gene encoding uncharacterized protein LOC18776373 isoform X1 — protein MVNEGNKGSSVNDSFMKPESSRQNIINSFEGQVLARSEGQQMEGRGLSDFYRNTSEELILRSFMESSVATPLPTMEMLGFKNLSQNFRTDSEELFKSWLTTGETNCFNTSSIAHRTRQGSRRISTEIASLSGQQHVGLLQKKRSNDCLYPQINVMPDEMSGDNNQNSIRHGVERGMQASELYLAKAWVHSSQPMTRSRSSELRRRYVAMQNAQTTVGLEGLQTASGNCPNVIKQEFAFSNAFNDPSVCEVTNQLGTFISPSNSSSSTFNTPQMSDMDKVSSVVSMLKGTLERKKLSNQIEKEGVEDDSSNGLFSAQEIIVNTGFDQGQGDRIHELAGTFQEVSTIQVNDHRITQNVEGSLDLEMEGFVNLRNPNPLSRNSQEPSQSESSAAAPVVSSGFDACDGPSNSSQTLSICESSMKRAGNRSSENGSKSKDFRERIIGNLKDDQKRGERLDRYGSVTSAVLGCAVDKEDATKKRRVERSRKMAEAKERNSTPVIPSDIQSVLKRCENLEKEVRSLKLNLSFMNRKDSEQTKQIEELQKENEDLTDEKERLLEEIERILSETGKI, from the exons ATGGTCAATGAAGGAAATAAAGGAAGCTCAGTGAATGATTCTTTTATGAAACCAGAAAGCAGTCGGCAGAATATAATAAACTCGTTCGAGGGTCAGGTGCTTGCAAGAAGTGAGGGGCAGCAGATGGAAGGAAGAGGGCTTTCAGACTTCTATAGGAATACAAGTGAGGAGTTGATCCTGAGATCTTTTATGGAGAGCTCAGTTGCAACGCCTCTACCAACCATGGAGATGCTTGGTTTTAAGAATTTGTCTCAAAACTTTCGTACAGATAGCGAGGAGCTCTTCAAAAGCTGGCTCACAACTGGAGAG ACCAATTGCTTCAACACATCAAGCATTGCACATCGTACTCGACAAGGATCACGGAG GATATCTACTGAAATTGCTAGTTTGTCTGGTCAGCAACATGTTGGTCtacttcaaaagaaaagaagcaacGATTGTTTATATCCACAAATTAATGTCATGCCTGACGAAATGTCTGGTGACAACAATCAAAATTCAATCAG GCATGGTGTTGAAAGAGGAATGCAGGCTAGTGAGTTATATTTGGCTAAG GCCTGGGTTCATAGTTCTCAGCCTATGACGAGAAGCCGATCCTCTGAATTACG GAGGAGGTATGTTGCCATGCAAAATGCTCAAACTACAGTAGGTTTGGAAGGCCTGCAGACTGCTTCAGGGAATTGCCCCAATGTAATTAAACAagaatttgcattttcaaatgCTTTCAATGATCCTTCTGTTTGTGAGGTCACCAATCAATTGGGGACCTTCATTTCTCCGTCCAATTCATCATCATCCACTTTCAACACCCCACAAATGAGTGACATGGATAAAGTTTCATCCGTGGTGAGCATGCTAAAGGGTACATTAGAGCGCAAAAAGCTTAGTAACCAGATCGAAAAAGAAGGTGTAGAAGATGATAGCTCCAATGGCCTTTTCTCTGCTCAAGAAATTATAGTCAACACTGGTTTTGATCAAGGGCAAGGGGATCGAATTCATGAACTGGCAGGAACTTTTCAGGAAGTATCCACTATCCAAGTTAACGATCATAGAATTACACAAAACGTTGAAGGATCCCTGGATCTTGAGATGGAAGGTTTTGTAAATCTCAGAAACCCCAACCCCTTAAGCAGAAACTCTCAAGAACCTTCCCAAAGTGAATCATCTGCTGCTGCACCAGTAGTTTCATCTGGCTTTGATGCGTGTGATGGTCCCAGCAATTCAAGTCAAACACTGAGCATTTGCGAAAGTTCAATGAAACGAGCTGGAAATAGGAGTTCAGAAAACGGCTCTAAATCTAAAG ATTTCAGAGAACGGATAATTGGAAATTTGAAAGATGATCAAAAG AGAGGGGAGCGTTTAGATCGATACGGATCTGTGACATCAGCTGTTTTGG GTTGTGCAGTGGACAAGGAGGATGCTACAAAAAAACGCAGGGTGGAGAGGTCACGCAA aaTGGCAGAGGCAAAGGAAAGGAATTCAACTCCTGTAATTCCATCAGATATACAATCTGTCTTGAAGCGGTGTGAAAATCTTGAAAAGGAAGTGCGATCCCTCAAACTTAACTTGTCCTTCATGAATAG GAAGGATTCTGAGCAAACTAAGCAGATAGAGGAGCTGCAGAAGGAAAATGAAGACCTCACGGATGAAAAAGAGCGACTCCTAGAGGAGATAGAGAGGATCCTTTCAGAAACTGGCAAGATTTGA
- the LOC18776373 gene encoding uncharacterized protein LOC18776373 isoform X2, with translation MVNEGNKGSSVNDSFMKPESSRQNIINSFEGQVLARSEGQQMEGRGLSDFYRNTSEELILRSFMESSVATPLPTMEMLGFKNLSQNFRTDSEELFKSWLTTGETNCFNTSSIAHRTRQGSRRISTEIASLSGQQHVGLLQKKRSNDCLYPQINVMPDEMSGDNNQNSIRHGVERGMQASELYLAKAWVHSSQPMTRSRSSELRRRYVAMQNAQTTVGLEGLQTASGNCPNVIKQEFAFSNAFNDPSVCEVTNQLGTFISPSNSSSSTFNTPQMSDMDKVSSVVSMLKGTLERKKLSNQIEKEGVEDDSSNGLFSAQEIIVNTGFDQGQGDRIHELAGTFQEVSTIQVNDHRITQNVEGSLDLEMEGFVNLRNPNPLSRNSQEPSQSESSAAAPVVSSGFDACDGPSNSSQTLSICESSMKRAGNRSSENGSKSKDFRERIIGNLKDDQKRGERLDRYGSVTSAVLVDKEDATKKRRVERSRKMAEAKERNSTPVIPSDIQSVLKRCENLEKEVRSLKLNLSFMNRKDSEQTKQIEELQKENEDLTDEKERLLEEIERILSETGKI, from the exons ATGGTCAATGAAGGAAATAAAGGAAGCTCAGTGAATGATTCTTTTATGAAACCAGAAAGCAGTCGGCAGAATATAATAAACTCGTTCGAGGGTCAGGTGCTTGCAAGAAGTGAGGGGCAGCAGATGGAAGGAAGAGGGCTTTCAGACTTCTATAGGAATACAAGTGAGGAGTTGATCCTGAGATCTTTTATGGAGAGCTCAGTTGCAACGCCTCTACCAACCATGGAGATGCTTGGTTTTAAGAATTTGTCTCAAAACTTTCGTACAGATAGCGAGGAGCTCTTCAAAAGCTGGCTCACAACTGGAGAG ACCAATTGCTTCAACACATCAAGCATTGCACATCGTACTCGACAAGGATCACGGAG GATATCTACTGAAATTGCTAGTTTGTCTGGTCAGCAACATGTTGGTCtacttcaaaagaaaagaagcaacGATTGTTTATATCCACAAATTAATGTCATGCCTGACGAAATGTCTGGTGACAACAATCAAAATTCAATCAG GCATGGTGTTGAAAGAGGAATGCAGGCTAGTGAGTTATATTTGGCTAAG GCCTGGGTTCATAGTTCTCAGCCTATGACGAGAAGCCGATCCTCTGAATTACG GAGGAGGTATGTTGCCATGCAAAATGCTCAAACTACAGTAGGTTTGGAAGGCCTGCAGACTGCTTCAGGGAATTGCCCCAATGTAATTAAACAagaatttgcattttcaaatgCTTTCAATGATCCTTCTGTTTGTGAGGTCACCAATCAATTGGGGACCTTCATTTCTCCGTCCAATTCATCATCATCCACTTTCAACACCCCACAAATGAGTGACATGGATAAAGTTTCATCCGTGGTGAGCATGCTAAAGGGTACATTAGAGCGCAAAAAGCTTAGTAACCAGATCGAAAAAGAAGGTGTAGAAGATGATAGCTCCAATGGCCTTTTCTCTGCTCAAGAAATTATAGTCAACACTGGTTTTGATCAAGGGCAAGGGGATCGAATTCATGAACTGGCAGGAACTTTTCAGGAAGTATCCACTATCCAAGTTAACGATCATAGAATTACACAAAACGTTGAAGGATCCCTGGATCTTGAGATGGAAGGTTTTGTAAATCTCAGAAACCCCAACCCCTTAAGCAGAAACTCTCAAGAACCTTCCCAAAGTGAATCATCTGCTGCTGCACCAGTAGTTTCATCTGGCTTTGATGCGTGTGATGGTCCCAGCAATTCAAGTCAAACACTGAGCATTTGCGAAAGTTCAATGAAACGAGCTGGAAATAGGAGTTCAGAAAACGGCTCTAAATCTAAAG ATTTCAGAGAACGGATAATTGGAAATTTGAAAGATGATCAAAAG AGAGGGGAGCGTTTAGATCGATACGGATCTGTGACATCAGCTGTTTTGG TGGACAAGGAGGATGCTACAAAAAAACGCAGGGTGGAGAGGTCACGCAA aaTGGCAGAGGCAAAGGAAAGGAATTCAACTCCTGTAATTCCATCAGATATACAATCTGTCTTGAAGCGGTGTGAAAATCTTGAAAAGGAAGTGCGATCCCTCAAACTTAACTTGTCCTTCATGAATAG GAAGGATTCTGAGCAAACTAAGCAGATAGAGGAGCTGCAGAAGGAAAATGAAGACCTCACGGATGAAAAAGAGCGACTCCTAGAGGAGATAGAGAGGATCCTTTCAGAAACTGGCAAGATTTGA
- the LOC18776373 gene encoding uncharacterized protein LOC18776373 isoform X4, giving the protein MVNEGNKGSSVNDSFMKPESSRQNIINSFEGQVLARSEGQQMEGRGLSDFYRNTSEELILRSFMESSVATPLPTMEMLGFKNLSQNFRTDSEELFKSWLTTGETNCFNTSSIAHRTRQGSRRISTEIASLSGQQHVGLLQKKRSNDCLYPQINVMPDEMSGDNNQNSIRHGVERGMQASELYLAKAWVHSSQPMTRSRSSELRRRYVAMQNAQTTVGLEGLQTASGNCPNVIKQEFAFSNAFNDPSVCEVTNQLGTFISPSNSSSSTFNTPQMSDMDKVSSVVSMLKGTLERKKLSNQIEKEGVEDDSSNGLFSAQEIIVNTGFDQGQGDRIHELAGTFQEVSTIQVNDHRITQNVEGSLDLEMEGFVNLRNPNPLSRNSQEPSQSESSAAAPVVSSGFDACDGPSNSSQTLSICESSMKRAGNRSSENGSKSKVDKEDATKKRRVERSRKMAEAKERNSTPVIPSDIQSVLKRCENLEKEVRSLKLNLSFMNRKDSEQTKQIEELQKENEDLTDEKERLLEEIERILSETGKI; this is encoded by the exons ATGGTCAATGAAGGAAATAAAGGAAGCTCAGTGAATGATTCTTTTATGAAACCAGAAAGCAGTCGGCAGAATATAATAAACTCGTTCGAGGGTCAGGTGCTTGCAAGAAGTGAGGGGCAGCAGATGGAAGGAAGAGGGCTTTCAGACTTCTATAGGAATACAAGTGAGGAGTTGATCCTGAGATCTTTTATGGAGAGCTCAGTTGCAACGCCTCTACCAACCATGGAGATGCTTGGTTTTAAGAATTTGTCTCAAAACTTTCGTACAGATAGCGAGGAGCTCTTCAAAAGCTGGCTCACAACTGGAGAG ACCAATTGCTTCAACACATCAAGCATTGCACATCGTACTCGACAAGGATCACGGAG GATATCTACTGAAATTGCTAGTTTGTCTGGTCAGCAACATGTTGGTCtacttcaaaagaaaagaagcaacGATTGTTTATATCCACAAATTAATGTCATGCCTGACGAAATGTCTGGTGACAACAATCAAAATTCAATCAG GCATGGTGTTGAAAGAGGAATGCAGGCTAGTGAGTTATATTTGGCTAAG GCCTGGGTTCATAGTTCTCAGCCTATGACGAGAAGCCGATCCTCTGAATTACG GAGGAGGTATGTTGCCATGCAAAATGCTCAAACTACAGTAGGTTTGGAAGGCCTGCAGACTGCTTCAGGGAATTGCCCCAATGTAATTAAACAagaatttgcattttcaaatgCTTTCAATGATCCTTCTGTTTGTGAGGTCACCAATCAATTGGGGACCTTCATTTCTCCGTCCAATTCATCATCATCCACTTTCAACACCCCACAAATGAGTGACATGGATAAAGTTTCATCCGTGGTGAGCATGCTAAAGGGTACATTAGAGCGCAAAAAGCTTAGTAACCAGATCGAAAAAGAAGGTGTAGAAGATGATAGCTCCAATGGCCTTTTCTCTGCTCAAGAAATTATAGTCAACACTGGTTTTGATCAAGGGCAAGGGGATCGAATTCATGAACTGGCAGGAACTTTTCAGGAAGTATCCACTATCCAAGTTAACGATCATAGAATTACACAAAACGTTGAAGGATCCCTGGATCTTGAGATGGAAGGTTTTGTAAATCTCAGAAACCCCAACCCCTTAAGCAGAAACTCTCAAGAACCTTCCCAAAGTGAATCATCTGCTGCTGCACCAGTAGTTTCATCTGGCTTTGATGCGTGTGATGGTCCCAGCAATTCAAGTCAAACACTGAGCATTTGCGAAAGTTCAATGAAACGAGCTGGAAATAGGAGTTCAGAAAACGGCTCTAAATCTAAAG TGGACAAGGAGGATGCTACAAAAAAACGCAGGGTGGAGAGGTCACGCAA aaTGGCAGAGGCAAAGGAAAGGAATTCAACTCCTGTAATTCCATCAGATATACAATCTGTCTTGAAGCGGTGTGAAAATCTTGAAAAGGAAGTGCGATCCCTCAAACTTAACTTGTCCTTCATGAATAG GAAGGATTCTGAGCAAACTAAGCAGATAGAGGAGCTGCAGAAGGAAAATGAAGACCTCACGGATGAAAAAGAGCGACTCCTAGAGGAGATAGAGAGGATCCTTTCAGAAACTGGCAAGATTTGA
- the LOC18776373 gene encoding uncharacterized protein LOC18776373 isoform X3 — protein sequence MVNEGNKGSSVNDSFMKPESSRQNIINSFEGQVLARSEGQQMEGRGLSDFYRNTSEELILRSFMESSVATPLPTMEMLGFKNLSQNFRTDSEELFKSWLTTGETNCFNTSSIAHRTRQGSRRISTEIASLSGQQHVGLLQKKRSNDCLYPQINVMPDEMSGDNNQNSIRHGVERGMQASELYLAKAWVHSSQPMTRSRSSELRRRYVAMQNAQTTVGLEGLQTASGNCPNVIKQEFAFSNAFNDPSVCEVTNQLGTFISPSNSSSSTFNTPQMSDMDKVSSVVSMLKGTLERKKLSNQIEKEGVEDDSSNGLFSAQEIIVNTGFDQGQGDRIHELAGTFQEVSTIQVNDHRITQNVEGSLDLEMEGFVNLRNPNPLSRNSQEPSQSESSAAAPVVSSGFDACDGPSNSSQTLSICESSMKRAGNRSSENGSKSKGCAVDKEDATKKRRVERSRKMAEAKERNSTPVIPSDIQSVLKRCENLEKEVRSLKLNLSFMNRKDSEQTKQIEELQKENEDLTDEKERLLEEIERILSETGKI from the exons ATGGTCAATGAAGGAAATAAAGGAAGCTCAGTGAATGATTCTTTTATGAAACCAGAAAGCAGTCGGCAGAATATAATAAACTCGTTCGAGGGTCAGGTGCTTGCAAGAAGTGAGGGGCAGCAGATGGAAGGAAGAGGGCTTTCAGACTTCTATAGGAATACAAGTGAGGAGTTGATCCTGAGATCTTTTATGGAGAGCTCAGTTGCAACGCCTCTACCAACCATGGAGATGCTTGGTTTTAAGAATTTGTCTCAAAACTTTCGTACAGATAGCGAGGAGCTCTTCAAAAGCTGGCTCACAACTGGAGAG ACCAATTGCTTCAACACATCAAGCATTGCACATCGTACTCGACAAGGATCACGGAG GATATCTACTGAAATTGCTAGTTTGTCTGGTCAGCAACATGTTGGTCtacttcaaaagaaaagaagcaacGATTGTTTATATCCACAAATTAATGTCATGCCTGACGAAATGTCTGGTGACAACAATCAAAATTCAATCAG GCATGGTGTTGAAAGAGGAATGCAGGCTAGTGAGTTATATTTGGCTAAG GCCTGGGTTCATAGTTCTCAGCCTATGACGAGAAGCCGATCCTCTGAATTACG GAGGAGGTATGTTGCCATGCAAAATGCTCAAACTACAGTAGGTTTGGAAGGCCTGCAGACTGCTTCAGGGAATTGCCCCAATGTAATTAAACAagaatttgcattttcaaatgCTTTCAATGATCCTTCTGTTTGTGAGGTCACCAATCAATTGGGGACCTTCATTTCTCCGTCCAATTCATCATCATCCACTTTCAACACCCCACAAATGAGTGACATGGATAAAGTTTCATCCGTGGTGAGCATGCTAAAGGGTACATTAGAGCGCAAAAAGCTTAGTAACCAGATCGAAAAAGAAGGTGTAGAAGATGATAGCTCCAATGGCCTTTTCTCTGCTCAAGAAATTATAGTCAACACTGGTTTTGATCAAGGGCAAGGGGATCGAATTCATGAACTGGCAGGAACTTTTCAGGAAGTATCCACTATCCAAGTTAACGATCATAGAATTACACAAAACGTTGAAGGATCCCTGGATCTTGAGATGGAAGGTTTTGTAAATCTCAGAAACCCCAACCCCTTAAGCAGAAACTCTCAAGAACCTTCCCAAAGTGAATCATCTGCTGCTGCACCAGTAGTTTCATCTGGCTTTGATGCGTGTGATGGTCCCAGCAATTCAAGTCAAACACTGAGCATTTGCGAAAGTTCAATGAAACGAGCTGGAAATAGGAGTTCAGAAAACGGCTCTAAATCTAAAG GTTGTGCAGTGGACAAGGAGGATGCTACAAAAAAACGCAGGGTGGAGAGGTCACGCAA aaTGGCAGAGGCAAAGGAAAGGAATTCAACTCCTGTAATTCCATCAGATATACAATCTGTCTTGAAGCGGTGTGAAAATCTTGAAAAGGAAGTGCGATCCCTCAAACTTAACTTGTCCTTCATGAATAG GAAGGATTCTGAGCAAACTAAGCAGATAGAGGAGCTGCAGAAGGAAAATGAAGACCTCACGGATGAAAAAGAGCGACTCCTAGAGGAGATAGAGAGGATCCTTTCAGAAACTGGCAAGATTTGA